The following proteins are co-located in the Desulfatitalea tepidiphila genome:
- a CDS encoding TVP38/TMEM64 family protein, with protein sequence MAQKNRNKWIGKAPVVGLIVLGMLAFWYLELGQYLSLDYIKSSQERFQTLYQSHRVLVIAAYMGIYILVTALSLPGAAVMTLAGGALFGLVTGTVVVSFASTIGATLACLVSRFLLREWVQRKFGEKLATINAGIEKEGAFYLFSLRLVPIFPFFVINLVMGLTPIRLFTFFWVSQIGMLAGTIVYVNAGKELARIDSLSGILSPGVLISFALLGVFPITVKKLLALYKRKLRVGLKKSA encoded by the coding sequence AAAACCGCAATAAATGGATCGGCAAAGCGCCCGTGGTCGGGCTGATCGTGCTTGGCATGCTCGCCTTCTGGTATCTCGAGCTGGGGCAATATCTCTCCCTCGACTATATCAAGTCGTCCCAGGAAAGATTTCAGACACTCTACCAGTCCCACCGGGTGCTTGTGATTGCGGCCTACATGGGGATTTACATCCTGGTGACAGCCCTGTCCCTGCCCGGGGCCGCGGTGATGACGTTGGCCGGCGGCGCGCTGTTCGGTCTGGTCACCGGAACCGTGGTGGTCTCGTTTGCCAGCACCATAGGCGCCACCCTTGCCTGCCTTGTATCCCGCTTTCTGCTCCGCGAATGGGTTCAGCGCAAATTCGGCGAAAAACTGGCGACCATCAATGCCGGCATTGAAAAGGAAGGCGCGTTCTACCTGTTTTCCCTTCGTCTGGTTCCGATTTTCCCGTTTTTTGTGATCAATCTGGTCATGGGCCTCACCCCCATACGGTTGTTCACCTTTTTCTGGGTGTCGCAGATCGGCATGCTGGCCGGGACCATCGTCTATGTCAACGCCGGTAAGGAGCTGGCCAGGATCGATTCCTTGTCCGGCATTCTGTCGCCGGGGGTGCTGATCTCTTTTGCCCTGCTTGGAGTGTTCCCCATCACCGTGAAAAAGCTGCTGGCGCTTTACAAACGCAAGTTGCGCGTTGGGTTGAAAAAATCCGCCTGA